The Pecten maximus chromosome 17, xPecMax1.1, whole genome shotgun sequence DNA segment CAATATTTGTCCGACAAGGAAGCATATTCCTTACAAAAGATAGTTCAGAGGAATTTCAAGAGAAATCGAGTAGTAGTTTCGGGGATAGACATTCAGTTGGATGGGGATCTGATGGACgtgagaaatatagcaaaacacAACAAAGGAATACAGTACATTTTGATACTTCAAGACATATTTTCTAGATTTGTGTTCACGACACctttaaaacagaaaacaggTTCCGCCGTTGTACAAGGACTGAAATTGATTTTCGCAAAAGGCAGAAGCCCCGCTCTAATTATGAGTGGTAAGGGCAgagaatttaaaaacaaatggaTGAAAGAATATTTACAGGATGTGCAGAGGTGCCAACCCTTCCTCTTTTGGCGTAATCCTTACGATTTTTAGGTacgattttataaaaaaaaaatcgaaatgtTTCCTAAATCCGGAATAACGATGTCCGTTTCCACTAGCTCTGTTAGAATCCGCGCTCTCGATCTCCTGTGCGTTTGTCACCATCAGTATTATTTATACATCATTTTCAAGCATATGAACGATCATGAATGGTCTTCCCAAGTTTATCAAAATGGCGGAAAAACGTGGTCTGACAGCTGAAGACGAAACCGTAAAATCAGTAACACCaaagaaaaaagttaagtcGCAATGGGACCAGAGATTTAAAGCTGAATACAAGGAGcgttttcattttattgttcAATCCGATCGGGATGAATATACTGCAAGATGTGTTACTTGCAATTGTGATTTTAGCATTGCACACGGTGGGGaaaatgacatcatacataCGAAGCACTGAAATCACAGAGAGACTAGATCAAggtaaaactaaataaaatgaacatttcttagttttttaacatatatttgagTTATTTTCCCAAACCAAATTATCTGAATTGTGTGCTGCTTATATGCCCAGAATGCATTTCCGGACACTTGAAACCCGTCGGCCCCcctgacaaaaaaaaatttctcgCTCCGCTCGAAAACCTTCCTCTTTTAAATTAATCATTGTTGGCACCTCTGGATGTGGGagtgaaattgatatttatacaaaatgaaacaaagaGTAACTTCGGTGAAAGATCCATccaaaacatcaaaaaccggATGTACAGAATGTTCATGCAGAACCAGAGTTACGAATACCTGTCTCAGTTAGATTCACTCACACAGAGTATAAACGACACCCCTTCCAGACCATTGGGCAACATTGCACCTTCTGACGTCAACAAAAGCAATGAGGAGGAAGTGCGCTTAAAAGCCTATCTGGTTAGAACCAAACAAAAGTGGAAACCCAAGGAACACAAGAAagaaagcaaaacaaaaaagaaacgCGAAAAACCTTTTTATAAGTACAAAGTGGGCGATCGCGTTAGAATAACGCACTTGAAACATCCATTTCAGAGGGAATATGATCAAAAGTGGACAGGAGAAGTTTTTGTCATCAGAGGTCGCTTTAAGAGACAAGGTTTGCCTTTGTACAGATTGGAAGACTTCGATGGAGAACATATATCGGGCACATTTTACAGTCAGGAATTGCAAAGAGTTAACGTAGACGAAAATACCACTTGGAAAATCGACAAAGTTATAAAAGAGCGGAAACGAAACGGTGAAACGGAGGTTTTTGTGTCTTGGCTGCACTGGCCTAACACATACAATTCGTGGATTCCGAAGAAACACCTGCAAGATGTATAAATAAGATGGGTTCAAATTGAGTTCCTTCACTTATCAAGAGGATGACGGTGAGATTGGTTCTAAGGTCTTCGGACAGTACTAATATTCACAGTAACAACGCCCCCCACGATTTCAGGGTAACTCTAACCAGACCTTTGTGTCTCCTAGGGTACTGGGTAGTATCTCTGACCGAAATTACGGTGAACGGAAGTCGAATCATGAATCCTACAGAGCTATACGTGTGTTCGGATCTGTGCGACGACTCTTGTGTTGGAGGTGAAGATATACCTCTTCTTAGAAGGGTATATCACGAACAGGACGGAAATACTATTTTTAACACACCGTATGATGTCCCTTTACGAATCGGACAATTTCATGACCTACACGTGTATATAAGGGACAGTAACAATGAAGGCGACAGTAACGTTACTCCCGAAGAGACTACCGTTTCATTAGATAAAAATATTGGGTTCTCGTTATGTGTCGGACCCTGGAGTATGGAAATCATTTTATAAGAACCTGTTAGACGGCAAATTTCATCCTACGCGATATAGAGGACGCCAGACTGGTGGGGGCATAGCAGGAATGTACGTCAAAAAAACATACATGATACCTGTTAATGCTCACATTTCTAGTGAAGAAGATAGTAAAACCACAGTAGGAAAGCACATGACACCAGTGGCTGCTGTCGAAGACAGAGCAAAATCCGAAGATCAAAGTGCAGCAAGAAATAGGTCAATACACTCATTAGGCTACTCCCCAATC contains these protein-coding regions:
- the LOC117315187 gene encoding uncharacterized protein LOC117315187, which codes for MYRMFMQNQSYEYLSQLDSLTQSINDTPSRPLGNIAPSDVNKSNEEEVRLKAYLVRTKQKWKPKEHKKESKTKKKREKPFYKYKVGDRVRITHLKHPFQREYDQKWTGEVFVIRGRFKRQGLPLYRLEDFDGEHISGTFYSQELQRVNVDENTTWKIDKVIKERKRNGETEVFVSWLHWPNTYNSWIPKKHLQDV